A region of Colletotrichum higginsianum IMI 349063 chromosome 10, whole genome shotgun sequence DNA encodes the following proteins:
- a CDS encoding Glycosyl hydrolase family 92 — MAKACADTDSRAENAAGWVSDSSKITGFSHFHDSGTGGSPSMGNFPLFAHPGCANDDYLACKYTTDQRSLFRVNGSVVARPGYFSVDLTNTVRVEMTVSERTALYRFNFSPNDTVSYVDVANHGTIDAVSSPLILIDLADIAQSRSSGGIQVYESGRVIGDGTFRPSFGQGNYRAFFCADFRGAKIRKSGVFEGDDPHEEPKYLAEFTRGMHNPTGAAGAWLHFEKPENHQILARVGLSFISVDKACQNAEDEIPKFDFDGTLRAAESTWSEKLSVVELDTAGVSEDMKTTFWSGLYRSFLSPQNYTGENPLWESSEPYFDSFYCIWDSFRAQHPLLTIVDPEAQTQMVRTLLDIYRFVGKLPDCRMSFCKGFSQGGSNADIVIADAYLKNITNGVDWKTAYEAVVSDAEVAPQHFGVEGRGNLESWFGLGYIAVDHFDKVSTGPQSRSISRTVEYAYDDFCIAEMAKGLGHDDDFAKYMQRSANWQNLWNPDQQDIIRGKDHTEVERTKYTGFLMPKLVNGSFTYQNTRICSPNTEQHLCYFDTGQATYEGSPWLYSFFAPQDMATLIKLMGGREAFVDRLEYYHSGNIVYMGNEQAFLTVFQFHYAGRPGLSSRTTRSYIPSQFNATINGIPGNDDCAMGAFSALAMMGFFPVAGQDVYLVIPPFFPEVRLRSRGAKPAVIRKVARNDKELAEGIYIQSATLDGKPYTKNWISHEFFYHGGVLELTVGSEESDWGTREEDVPPSYPVTVASKTAAPTRTLQEG, encoded by the exons ATGGCCAAGGCCTGCGCAGACACGGATTCTCGCGCCGAGAATGCTGCGGGCTGGGTTTCAGATAGTTCCAAGATAACCGGCTTCTCCCATTTCCATGATTCTG GAACCGGAGGG TCACCGTCCATGGGCAACTTTCCACTGTTCGCTCACCCTGGCTGCGCCAACGATGACTATCTAGCATGCAAATACACAACGGACCAAAGAAGCCTCTTCCGTGTCAACGGTTCGGTCGTGGCTCGTCCAGGTTACTTCTCCGTCGACCTCACAAACACCGTTCGTGTTGAAATGACGGTCAGCGAGCGTACGGCGCTGTACCGCTTCAACTTTTCACCCAACGACACAGTATCATATGTGGACGTCGCTAACCATGGTACAATCGACGCTGTTAGCAGCCCTCTGATTCTCATCGACCTCGCAGATATTGCCCAGAGCAGATCCAGCGGAGGTATCCAAGTGTACGAATCGGGCCGTGTCATTGGCGATGGCACTTTCAGACCCTCCTTTGGACAGGGCAACTACAGGGCATTCTTCTGTGCCGATTTTCGAGGAGCCAAAATTCGCAAGTCTGGTGTGTTCGAAGGCGATGATCCCCACGAGGAGCCGAAATATCTGGCAGAGTTCACCCGAGGCATGCACAACCCTaccggtgccgccggcgcgtgGCTGCACTTCGAGAAGCCCGAGAACCACCAGATCCTCGCCCGGGTTGGCCTCTCCTTCATTTCCGTCGACAAGGCTTGCCAGAATGCCGAGGATGAGATACCAAAATTCGACTTCGATGGCACCTTGCGCGCTGCAGAGTCGACGTGGAGCGAGAAGCTCTCGGTGGTGGAACTCGATACCGCGGGTGTAAGCGAAGACATGAAGACTACCTTCTGGTCTGGTCTCTACAGAAGTTTTCTCTCGCCGCAGAATTACACGGGCGAAAACCCGCTGTGGGAATCGTCCGAACCGTACTTTGACTCGTTTTACTGTATCTGGGACTCCTTCCGGGCCCAGCACCCACTGCTTACCATTGTGGACCCGGAGGCGCAGACGCAAATGGTTCGCACTTTGTTGGACATCTACAGATTTGTTGGTAAGCTTCCAGACTGCAGGATGTCGTTCTGCAAAGGGTTCAGCCAAGGAGGCTCCAATGCCGACATTGTGATTGCGGACGCCTACCTCAAGAACATCACCAATGGCGTGGACTGGAAGACCGCATACGAGGCCGTGGTCTCGGATGCCGAAG TTGCGCCGCAGCATTTTGGCGTCGAAGGCCGGGGCAACCTCGAAAGCTGGTTCGGGCTAGGCTATATTGCTGTAGATCACTTTGATAAGGTCTCGACTGGTCCGCAGAGTCGCTCTATTTCCCGCACAGTCGAGTATGCATACGACGACTTCTGCATCGCAGAGATGGCGAAAGGCCTTGGCCACGACGATGACTTTGCCAAGTATATGCAGCGCAGTGCCAACTGGCAAAACCTTTGGAACCCGGACCAGCAAGACATCATTCGGGGCAAGGACCACACTGAGGTTGAACGGACAAAATATACGGGATTCCTGATGCCGAAGCTGGTGAACGGCTCGTTTACATACCAGAACACCCGCATCTGTTCGCCCAACACGGAACAGCACCTGTGCTACTTCGATACGGGGCAGGCCACGTACGAGGGATCCCCTTGGCTATACTCGTTCTTTGCGCCACAGGACATGGCGACGCTAATCAAGCTCATGGGCGGCCGGGAAGCGTTTGTCGACAGGCTCGAGTACTATCACAGCGGCAACATTGTCTACATGGGGAATGAACAAGCCTTTCTCACCGTGTTCCAATTCCACTACGCCGGGAGACCCGGCCTCAGCTCGCGCACGACGCGCAGCTACATCCCATCGCAGTTCAATGCCACCATCAACGGGATTCCCGGTAATGACGACTGTGCCATGGGCGCTTTCAGCGCGCTTGCAATGATGGGCTTCTTCCCCGTCGCGGGGCAAGACGTGTACCTGGTCATCCCGCCTTTTTTCCCCGAGGTACGGCTCAGGTCGAGGGGAGCCAAGCCCGCTGTTATCCGAAAAGTTGCCAGGAATGACAAGGAGCTTGCAGAGGGCATCTACATCCAGAGCGCCACGCTCGACGGCAAGCCCTACACCAAGAACTGGATCTCGCACGAGTTCTTCTACCATGGCGGAGTGCTGGAGCTCACGGTGGGCTCGGAGGAGAGCGATTGGGGCACGAGGGAGGAAGATGTGCCTCCCAGCTaccccgtcaccgtcgcATCTAAGACAGCAGCGCCAACCCGGACGCTCCAGGAAGGTTAA
- a CDS encoding Duf1237 domain-containing protein → MALLCALLGFAGLAIAALKPNCPHFTDYAATPHEPFSEGIHKLSYQRPAPECRTASFPEVEKVITEMKALVKDPDLYRLFENTFPNTLDTTIAWTGLAGENPDEELSFIITGDINAEWLRDSSNQLQSYRSLLKPNSSEDSLAALYRGAINLQARYVRFAPHCNAFQPPEESNVAPTDNEAGGGSDHIFPAYSTSSFFECKYELDSLAAFLQLSHDYHTATADKNFFARFNWSKAVAVLLNTTDALRAGTYAADGTLNPSPALFERKSVSSSETLSNGGNGAPTEGSTGMVRSFFRPSDDSCIYQLFVPANMMFARYLNSCAEIMDSIDAGLAERMRDSAKAVREGVEAHGKTTHPKFGEIYSYEVDGFGSHNNMDDANIPSLLSAPHYGYLSAQDPVYQNTRRFVLSTSNPYQMRGPVLNATGGPHIGPGNAWPMALIAQLMTSNDDDEIANGLRQLVGSTNGLGLIHESVNSHDASKWTRSW, encoded by the exons ATGGCTCTCCTATGCGCTCTTCTCGGATTCGCTGGTCTGGCGATAGCAGCTCTCAAACCCAACTGTCCTCACTTTACCGACTATGCGGCCACTCCCCACGAGCCCTTCTCCGAGGGTATCCATAAGCTATCGTATCAGCGTCCGGCGCCTGAGTGCCGGACCGCCAGCTTCCCCGAAGTCGAGAAGGTCATCACCGAGATGAAGGCGCTCGTCAAGGACCCGGACCTCTACCGTCTTTTCGAGAACACCTTCCCAAACACCCTCGACACCACCATTGCCTGGACCGGGCTAGCCGGGGAGAACCCGGATGAAGAGCTCAGCTTCATCATCACCGGTGACATCAATGCTGAATGGCTGAGAGATAGTAGTAACCAACTACAGAGCTACCGTTCTCTGCTTAAACCTAACTCGTCCGAGGACTCCTTAGCCGCCCTCTACCGCGGTGCAATCAACTTACAGGCACGTTATGTCCGCTTCGCTCCTCACTGCAATGCCTTCCAGCCTCCAGAGGAATCCAATGTGGCTCCCACGGacaacgaggccggcggcggctccgaTCACATCTTTCCGGCCTACTCGACATCCTCGTTCTTCGAGTGCAA GTACGAATTGGACTCCTTGGCCGCATTCCTCCAGCTCTCCCACGACTATCAtaccgccaccgccgacaaGAACTTCTTCGCTCGCTTCAACTGGtccaaggccgtcgccgtcctcctcaaCACGACCGACGCCCTACGCGCAGGCACctacgccgccgacggcaccctTAACCCATCGCCCGCCCTCTTCGAGCGTAAGTCCGTTTCGTCATCGGAGACACTCtccaacggcggcaacggcgcgcCCACCGAGGGCAGCACCGGCATGGTCCGCAGCTTCTTCCGCCCCAGCGACGACAGCTGCATCTACCAGCTCTTCGTGCCGGCCAACATGATGTTCGCCCGCTACCTCAACTCGTGCGCCGAGATCATGGACAGCATCGACGCGGGCCTTGCCGAGCGCATGCGGGACtcggccaaggccgtccGCGAGGGTGTCGAGGCCCACGGCAAGACGACGCATCCTAAGTTTGGCGAGATTTACTCGTACGAGGTGGACGGCTTCGGCAGCCACAACAACATG GACGATGCCAACATCCCCTCACTTCTTTCAGCCCCTCACTACGGCTACCTGTCCGCCCAGGACCCGGTCTACCAAAATACCCGCCGCTTCGTCCTCTCCACCTCGAACCCCTACCAAATGCGCGGACCTGTCCTCAACGCTACGGGCGGTCCGCACATAGGGCCCGGCAATGCCTGGCCCATGGCGCTCATCGCGCAGCTCATGACCTcaaacgacgacgacgagattgCAAACGGCCTGCGCCAGCTCGTCGGCTCCACgaacggcctcggcctgaTCCACGAATCGGTGAATAGCCACGACGCCTCCAAGTGGACTCGCTCCTGGTAA
- a CDS encoding HECT-domain-containing protein: MFPTFTGNSRRPRNVNLSGQNLNPFGATSWTPSAGSGASKTVSNAQAERAQRQQDRDRLKAAGKIQKTWRGHRVRRRLRDSRREAFDALYESTSDLATQQRLSMALPLLLTTFQSSHDKDLERVIRFSQDLTTTNLECLAPDRLAPPRLSRFVRTLVEALDVQLKKRQGTDDIKLLLDLLTHIVNDAPESLSKSFRQYYTALAELCGVLGADTTALETTSRAVLVPLRAAFADEYLSASYEAFALSFLTRNDLYLLEGHAHIISLNLDSDRLASAITAAYTNGRIHGVGRDGQIWLLAHFIGLHQKTGTNYQGLKHLDALHIQLSSLSTEISLRLSVKPVESTSPNTDSSSAEETLLRPLPGYAIQQLTSLVDRDGISALLGELTTHFGSQSSSHDFRTASLLSGYILTLLRCFPGQGDDVRMRLFLGDVRSSTGSLPTIKFLWQAMSQTSIYKQILQDSASVTGLLRDYLSKSSKSNDSSREPEWRLVLLFLELYIFILRLSDDEDFFSSIHPSLVRSEGQMSRLRSCGLSLSEVKNLTIVLKHLAFTMHYNAADILQGVQQSESISMSQLESYFGSSNTAKPSKEKSQGLRANAADTRLDLSSLRSIVTTAMRLLYERDSRRPFLPRDHWLMTSKFDMEGFVSAVVAEQERQNEVSDSSDDEDSEVDEDANMGGLHDGIIHTMAGQRVSRHAQIERLRSQQRKAQRDRLLAVIGPKLEILRHMPFVIPFDTRVQIFRQFVYLDKHKRREGMDADQWRMTMLHNPLRSPGRSAAGRHHGKIRRGQVFQDAFEQFYELGEGLKEPIQIQFVDQFDTVEAGIDGGGVTKEFLTSVTTEAFGQMDGISLFSANSQGLLYPNPTAMDELREALRRAGVPERTAEWHEQVQDLLRQFEFLGRIVGKCMYEGILVDIAFAGFFLLKWISGQTGENSYRGNVNDLRDLDEELYQGMLRLKNYNENVADLALDFTINDQVSLPGEPTRTISRNLIPNGENVTVTNDNRLLYISYVARHRLVAQPAQQTAAFLRGLRSIIAPSWLSMFNQNELQRLVGGDSSEIDIEDLRRNTVYSGLYEVGDDGLEHPTVQLFWKVMANFSDRERRDVLKYVTSTPRAPLLGFSQLSPRFSIRDGGEDQERLPSTSTCVNLLKLPRYKNQETLRKKLLYAVSSGAGFDLS; this comes from the exons ATGTTTCCTACCTTCACAGGCAACTCCCGTCGCCCCCGGAACGTGAACCTCAGCGGTCAGAATCTCAACCCGTTCGGCGCCACATCATGGACTCCCTCTGCCGGATCAGGAGCTTCGAAGACCGTCTCCAACGCCCAAGCGGAACGGGCCCAGAGACAACAGGACCGAGATAGGTTGAAGGCCGCAGGCAAAATCCAGAAGACGTGGAGGGGTCACCGGGTCAGGAGACGACTTCGAGACTCCCGCCGCGAGGCCTTTGACGCTTTGTACGAGAGCACCTCGGACTTGGCTACACAGCAGAGACTGTCTATGGCCTTGCCACTGCTGTTGACAACTTTCCAGTCGTCCCACGACAAGGACCTCGAACGCGTCATCCGATTCTCTCAGGACCTGACCACCACCAACCTGGAATGCCTCGCCCCTGACCGGCTTGCCCCCCCTCGACTGTCGCGATTCGTGAGGACGCTCGTGGAGGCTCTGGATGTTCAACTCAAGAAAAG ACAAGGAACAGACGATATCAAACTgcttctcgacctcctcaCACACATCGTAAACGATGCCCCCGAGTCGTTATCGAAGTCGTTCCGACAATACTACACAGCCTTGGCAGAACTATGTGGAGTGTTGGGTGCGGACACGACGGCTTTGGAAACCACATCAAGAGCTGTCCTCGTGCCGCTGCGAGCTGCATTCGCCGACGAATACTTGTCGGCATCTTACGAAGCTTTCGCGCTGTCGTTTCTGACTCGCAATGACCTTTACCTTCTCGAGGGACACGCCCATATAATTTCCCTGAATCTTGATTCAGACCGCCTTGCCTCGGCCATCACGGCGGCATACACTAACGGACGGATACACGGTGTTGGTCGGGATGGTCAAATCTGGCTGCTGGCACATTTTATCGGCTTACATCAAAAAACGGGCACCAACTACCAAGGGCTGAAGCACCTGGACGCACTCCATATTCAACTCTCGAGCTTGTCCACAGAAATAAGTCTGAGACTTTCTGTCAAACCGGTCGAATCCACCTCACCCAACACAGACTCCAGTAGCGCAGAAGAAACCTTGCTTCGGCCACTGCCTGGTTATGCCATCCAACAGCTCACATCTTTGGTCGACAGAGACGGCATCTCTGCGCTGTTGGGCGAGCTCACGAC TCACTTCGGCTCACAATCATCGAGTCACGATTTTCGGACAGCGAGCCTGTTGTCTGGCTATATTCTCACACTTCTCCGATGTTTCCCAGGtcagggcgacgacgttCGCATGCGTCTCTTCCTAGGCGATGTCCGTTCGAGCACGGGCAGCCTGCCAACGATTAAGTTTCTATGGCAAGCCATGAGCCAAACGAGCATCTACAAGCAAATCCTACAAGACTCGGCGTCAGTCACAGGCTTGTTGCGAGACTATCTCTCAAAGTCCTCAAAGTCGAATGACTCCTCTCGGGAACCGGAGTGGAGGCTAGTTTTGCTGTTCCTCGAACTATACATTTTCATTCTTCGTCTgagtgacgacgaggactttTTTAGCAGTATTCACCCCAGCCTCGTACGGAGCGAAGGTCAGATGTCTCGGTTGAGGTCCTGCGGGCTTTCTCTCTCCGAAGTGAAGAACCTCACAATTGTGCTCAAGCATCTCGCTTTTACAATGCATTACAATGCAGCCGATATTCTGCAGGGCGTTCAGCAATCCGAGTCGATATCGATGAGCCAGCTTGAGTCTTACTTTGGTAGCAGCAACACCGCAAAGCCGTCGAAGGAGAAAAGCCAGGGCCTCAGAGCCAACGCAGCTGATACCAGGCTCGACCTCTCTAGCCTTCGCAGCATCGTCACCACGGCCATGCGACTTCTGTACGAGCGGGATTCTCGACGGCCATTCTTGCCTCGGGACCATTGGCTAATGACGTCGAAATTCGACATGGAGGGTTTTGTTAGCGCTGTCGTGGCCGAACAAGAGCGACAAAACGAAGTGTCCGATTCGAGCGATGATGAGGACAGCGAGGTTGACGAAGATGCGAACATGGGCGGATTGCATGATGGAATTATTCACACTATGGCCGGACAGCGAGTTTCTCGACATGCTCAGATCGAAAGGCTTCGGTCCCAGCAACGCAAGGCGCAACGCGATCGTCTGCTGGCCGTCATTGGACCAAAGTTGGAAATCCTGAGACACATGCCTTTCGTTATCCCTTTCGACACTCGTGTCCAGATCTTCCGACAATTCGTCTATCTAGACAAGCACAAGCGCAGGGAAGGCATGGATGCCGATCAATGGAGAATGACCATGCTGCATAATCCTCTGCGCTCCCCTGGCAGGAGTGCTGCTGGGCGACACCACGGCAAAATCAGAAGAGGCCAGGTTTTCCAGGACGCCTTTGAACAATTTTATGAGCTGGGAGAAGGCCTCAAAGAACCAATTCAGATCCAGTTTGTTGACCAGTTCGACACAGTGGAAGCTGGCAttgatggcggcggagtCACAAAGGAATTTCTAACAAGCGTCACAACGGAAGCCTTTGGTCAGATGGACGGCATCTCCTTGTTTTCGGCCAACAGCCAAGGCCTCCTCTACCCCAACCCAACGGCAATGGATGAGCTCAGGGAAGCCTTGAGACGAGCCGGAGTTCCCGAGCGCACCGCCGAGTGGCATGAGCAGGTTCAAGATCTACTTCGGCAATTCGAGTTCCTCGGCCGAATCGTTGGAAAATGCATGTATGAAGGAATTCTCGTCGACATAGCATTTGCTGGGTTCTTCCTTCTGAAGTGGATCTCGGGGCAGACTGGAGAGAACAGCTACCGCGGCAACGTCAATGACTTGAGAGACCTGGACGAGGAACTTTACCAGGGCATGCTGCGTCTGAAGAACTACAACGAGAATGTGGCGGACCTGGCATTGGACTTTACGATTAATGACCAAGTCTCGCTGCCTGGAGAGCCTACCCGTACCATTTCGAGAAATCTGATTCCCAACGGCGAAAACGTCACGGTCACGAACGATAACCGCCTTCTCTACATATCCTACGTCGCTCGCcaccgcctcgtcgcccagcccGCACAGCAGACGGCTGCTTTTCTCCGCGGACTCCGCTCCATCATCGCGCCGTCGTGGCTTTCCATGTTCAACCAGAACGAACTACAGCGTCTCGTGGGCGGTGATAGCTCCGAGATCGACATTGAGGACCTGCGCAGAAACACAGTCTATTCGGGTCTGTACGAGGTGGGGGACGATGGACTGGAGCACCCAACGGTGCAGCTGTTCTGGAAGGTCATGGCCAACTTTTCGGACCGAGAGCGTCGGGATGTGCTCAAGTACGTGACGAGCACCCCACGGGCGCCCCTACTGGGCTTCTCGCAGCTAAGCCCACGATTCAGTATCCGAGACGGAGGTGAGGACCAGGAGAGATTGCCGAGTACCAGTACTTGCGTGAATCTACTCAAGCTGCCACGGTACAAGAATCAGGAAACGCTCAGGAAGAAGTTGCTCTATGCTGTGTCATCGGGTGCTGGATTTGATCTCAGCTAA
- a CDS encoding Polyadenylate-binding protein, with the protein MATATNNGAVDQLANDLSNASLNGADAKAAPAINTNVESGAQGDNADTAGPTPSSAAPHPQASASLYVGELDPSVTEAMLFELFSQIGSVASIRVCRDAVTRRSLGYAYVNYNTTSDGEKALEELNYTLIKGRPCRIMWSQRDPALRKTGQGNVFIKNLDVAIDNKALHDTFAAFGNILSCKVAQDENGNSKGYGFVHYETDEAASQAIKHVNGMLLNEKKVYVGHHIPKKDRQSKFEEMKANFTNIYIKNISGEVTDDEFRDLFTPFGDVTSSSLARDQEGKSRGFGFVNFTTHEAAAKAVDDLNGKDFRGQDLYVGRAQKKHEREEELRKSYEAARMEKANKYQGVNLYIKNLDDDVDDEKLRQLFADFGPITSAKVMRDNATDSGNEDEGSSEEKETEAKKDEEEEEKPEEAKTDDKEDADKKSDKKSDKKLHGKSKGFGFVCFSNPDDATKAVAEMNQRMVNGKPLYVALAQRKDVRKSQLEASIQARNQLRMQQAAAAAGMPQQYMQPPVFYAAGQQPVFPQGGRGMAFPQPGMAMPAVQGGRPGQFPGGYPQQGGRGGLPQQMPPVYGIPGQFPPGAPYPQPGNPQFLAAIQQVQQATMGGGRGGPQGGRGPVPQGMPLPGPGMPGFPPNARQGGNQPGAGRGANANAPRNAPFPQGGRGAPAQDLNNGSVIQQQLAAAGGNPGQQKQILGEVIFPKIQAIQPELAGKITGMLLEMDNAELVNLIEDESALKAKVDEALGVYEEYIKAQGGEEGEKKAEETKA; encoded by the exons ATGGCCACCGCTACCAACAACGGCGCTGTCGACCAGCTCGCCAACGACCTGAGCAACGCCTCGCTCAACGGCGCTGACGCCAAGGCCGCTCccgccatcaacaccaacgtTGAGTCTGGCGCTCAGGGCGACAATGCCGACACCGCTGGTCCTACCCCCAGCTCGGCTGCCCCCCACCCCCAGGCCTCTGCCTCCCTCTAcgttggcgagctcgacCCTTCCGTTACCGAGGCCATGCTCTTCGAGCTGTTCTCCCAGATTGGCTCCGTCGCTTCCATTCGCGTTTGCCGCGATGCGGTTACCCGCCGCTCCCTCGGCTACGCCTACGTGAACTACAACACCACCTCCGACGGTGAGAAGGctctcgaggagctcaacTACACCCTCATCAAGGGCCGCCCCTGCCGTATCATGTGGTCTCAGCGTGACCCCGCTCTCCGCAAGACCGGCCAGGGCAACGTCTTCATCAAGAACCTCGATGTCGCCATTGATAACAAGGCTCTGCACGACACCTTTGCTGCTTTCGGCAACATCCTGAGCTGCAAGGTCGCCCAGGACGAGAACGGCAACTCCAAGGGCTATGGATTCGTCCACTACGAGACCGATGAGGCTGCTTCCCAGGCCATCAAGCACGTTAACGGCATGCTTctcaacgagaagaaggtcTACGTCGGTCACCACATTCCCAAGAAGGACCGCCAGAGCAAGTTTGAGGAGATGAAGGCCAACTTCACCAACATCTACATAAAGAACATCAGCGGCGAGGTGACTGACGACGAGTTCCGCGACCTCTTCACCCCCTTCGGCGACGTCACCTCTTCCTCACTCGCCCGCGACCAGGAGGGCAAGAGCCGCGGCTTCGGTTTCGTCAACTTCACCACCCACGAGGCTGCCGCCAAGGCTGTTGATGACCTCAACGGCAAGGACTTCCGCGGACAGGACCTTTATGTTGGCCGAGCCCAGAAGAAGCACGAGCGCGAGGAGGAATTGCGCAAGTCTTACGAAGCTGCTCGCATGGAGAAGGCCAACAAGTACCAGGGCGTTAACCTGTACATCAAGAACCTCGATGACGATGTtgacgacgagaagctccgCCAACTCTTCGCCGACTTCGGTCCCATCACCTCTGCCAAGGTCATGCGTGACAACGCCACTGACTCTGgcaacgaggacgagggtTCCTCTGAGGAGAAGGAAACGGAGGCtaagaaggacgaggaggaggaggagaagcccgaggaggCTAAGACGGATGACAAGGAGGACGCTGACAAGAAGTCGGACAAGAAGTCAGACAAGAAGCTCCATGGTAAGAGCAAgggcttcggcttcgtctgCTTCAGCAACCCCGACGATGCCACCAAGGCTGTCGCCGAGATGAACCAGCGCATGGTCAACGGCAAGCCTCTCTACGTCGCCCTTGCCCAGCGGAAGGACGTCCGCAAGAGCCAGCTCGAGGCCAGCATCCAGGCTCGTAACCAGCTCCGCAtgcagcaggccgccgccgccgccggcatgcCCCAGCAGTACATGCAGCCCCCCGTCTTctacgccgccggccagcagCCCGTCTTCCCCCAGGGCGGTCGCGGTATGGCCTTCCCCCAACCTGGTATGGCCATGCCTGCCGTCCAGGGCGGCCGCCCCGGTCAGTTCCCCGGCGGTTACCCCCAGCAGGGTGGACGTGGTGGTCTTCCCCAGCAGATGCCCCCTGTCTACGGCATCCCTGGCCAGTTCCCTCCCGGCGCCCCCTACCCCCAGCCCGGCAACCCCCAGTttctcgccgccatccagcAGGTTCAGCAGGCGACCATGGGCGGTGGCCGTGGCGGTCCCCAGGGAGGCCGTGGTCCCGTTCCTCAGGGCATGCCCCTGCCCGGCCCCGGTATGCCCGGCTTCCCCCCCAACGCTCGCCAGGGTGGCAACCAGCCCGGCGCTGGTCGCGGTGCCAACGCCAACGCTCCCCGCAacgcccccttcccccagGGCGGACGCGGAGCTCCCGCCCAGGACCTTAACAACGGCAGCGTTAttcagcagcagctcgctgctgctggtggcaACCCTGGACAGCAGAAGCAGATCCTTGGTGAAGTCATCTTCCCCAAGATCCAGGCGATCCAGCCCGAGCTCGCCGGAAAGATCACCGGTATGCTCCTCGAGATGGACAACGCCGAGCTTGTCAACCT CATCGAGGACGAGTCCGCtctcaaggccaaggtcgacgaggccctcggcgtctaCGAGGAGTACATCAAGGCCCAgggtggcgaggagggcgagaagaaggctgAGGAGACCAAGGCTTAA